A window of the Gordonia humi genome harbors these coding sequences:
- a CDS encoding CbtB domain-containing protein, translating into MTASTATAEGATRSLALPDISAASVALTLTATVLLAALAYYFLGYDQGAVSIFGNDTHIHEFIHDSRHFLGFPCH; encoded by the coding sequence ATGACGGCTTCGACTGCAACAGCCGAGGGTGCGACGCGCTCGCTCGCGCTGCCCGACATCTCCGCCGCGAGCGTCGCGTTGACGCTGACGGCCACCGTTCTGCTGGCCGCACTGGCCTACTACTTCCTCGGTTATGACCAGGGCGCGGTGTCGATCTTCGGCAACGACACGCACATTCACGAGTTCATCCACGACTCGCGCCACTTCCTCGGCTTCCCCTGCCACTAG